A window of Synechococcus sp. MEDNS5 contains these coding sequences:
- the zwf gene encoding glucose-6-phosphate dehydrogenase — MSATMTNPLRVGLRQERVIAPQCLVIFGASGDLTHRKLVPALFELFLQRRLPSEFALLGCARRPWSDEEFRQKMAQAMEKTVNENRVAWDQFAAGMFYEPVDLQQPEDLVKLGHRLDSIDRLRATRSNRTFYLSVSPKFYGSGCRALADAGLLKDPQRSRVVIEKPFGRDYGSAQALNRIVQSCGQENQIFRIDHYLGKETVQNIMVLRFANTIFEPIWNRNYISSVQITAAETVGVEERAGYYETSGALRDMVQNHLTQMLAITAMETPGRFDPEAIRSEKAKVLQAARLADENEPWNCCIRGQYGPGGTQENPLAGYRQEPGVDSNSTTETYVAMKLFIDNWRWQGVPFYVRTGKRLPKRLSEVVLTFREAPVHLFDAAGGGPTANQLILRIQPDEGAEFRFEVKSPGSGMRSRPVEMEFSYDESFGEPSDEGYVRLLADAMLGDPTLFTRSDEVEAAWRLYTPLLELIEDSPWQLPIHPYESRTWGPAASDALMARDGLLWRRP; from the coding sequence ATGAGCGCAACGATGACGAACCCGCTGAGGGTCGGACTGCGTCAGGAGCGAGTGATCGCACCCCAGTGCCTTGTGATCTTCGGTGCGAGCGGAGACCTCACCCATCGGAAGCTCGTCCCAGCGTTATTCGAGCTCTTCCTGCAGCGACGCTTGCCGAGCGAATTCGCCCTTCTTGGCTGCGCCCGTCGGCCCTGGAGCGATGAAGAGTTCCGTCAGAAAATGGCCCAGGCCATGGAGAAGACGGTGAACGAGAACCGCGTGGCATGGGACCAGTTTGCAGCTGGCATGTTCTACGAGCCGGTGGATCTCCAGCAGCCCGAGGATCTGGTGAAACTCGGTCACCGGCTCGACAGCATCGACCGTCTTAGGGCTACACGCAGCAACCGCACCTTCTATCTGTCGGTCTCACCGAAGTTCTACGGCAGTGGCTGTCGGGCACTGGCCGATGCCGGTCTGCTGAAGGATCCCCAACGCAGCCGTGTGGTGATTGAAAAGCCCTTCGGAAGGGACTACGGCAGCGCCCAGGCTCTGAATCGCATCGTTCAAAGCTGTGGCCAGGAGAATCAGATCTTCCGCATCGACCACTATCTGGGCAAGGAAACGGTGCAGAACATCATGGTTCTGCGCTTCGCCAACACCATTTTCGAACCGATCTGGAACCGGAATTACATCTCCAGCGTTCAGATCACAGCGGCTGAAACCGTCGGCGTAGAAGAGCGTGCCGGTTACTACGAAACCTCCGGTGCACTGCGCGACATGGTGCAGAACCACCTGACGCAGATGTTGGCGATCACGGCCATGGAGACACCGGGCCGTTTCGACCCCGAGGCCATTCGCAGCGAGAAAGCCAAGGTGCTGCAGGCAGCCCGCCTGGCGGATGAAAACGAGCCCTGGAATTGCTGTATTCGCGGGCAGTACGGCCCGGGTGGCACCCAGGAGAACCCCCTTGCCGGATATCGACAGGAGCCGGGGGTGGATTCCAACAGCACCACAGAGACCTACGTGGCCATGAAGCTGTTCATCGATAACTGGCGGTGGCAAGGGGTGCCGTTCTATGTGCGCACCGGCAAGCGGCTGCCGAAACGTCTCAGCGAAGTGGTCCTCACCTTCCGGGAAGCGCCGGTTCACTTGTTTGATGCCGCAGGCGGCGGTCCCACCGCGAACCAGCTGATCCTGCGCATCCAACCCGACGAGGGTGCTGAATTCCGTTTCGAGGTGAAGTCCCCCGGATCAGGAATGCGCAGCCGCCCTGTGGAAATGGAATTCTCTTACGACGAATCCTTCGGGGAACCCTCCGACGAGGGGTATGTGCGTCTTCTTGCCGATGCGATGCTCGGCGACCCCACCCTGTTCACCCGCAGTGATGAAGTGGAGGCCGCCTGGCGTCTCTACACACCCCTGCTTGAGCTCATTGAAGACAGCCCCTGGCAGCTGCCGATTCATCCCTATGAGTCACGAACCTGGGGGCCCGCAGCCTCTGACGCTCTGATGGCCCGCGATGGCCTGCTCTGGCGCCGTCCCTGA
- a CDS encoding glucose-6-phosphate dehydrogenase assembly protein OpcA yields MSPQLTLQTPLELPPAEVPSYLEQLWSRDQQGGVGSHTFCLLIWQPSWVEQQLVRTGRLEGPITGVQRAELIQAGRQAVVDGDLPLSTSPLTAPVAACLSSMDGSQQADDLRGQHIDAALSALRPRRLITLAPSLDDQQGLETLVAAYCPLPEEGGGTVACGDVVVLRGGQPLLEDGLSILQPLLPEDLPSWVWWNGALDEAPELLMQLAGTPRRLIIDSALGDPGFCLNLLATRIESGQAVNDLNWLRLGSWHQTLAMVFDPPNRRNALSHVVQLDIDVEGDHPVQGLLLASWIADRLGWQLQRTQHHDDHSISAEFVRADGVAVQGRVSPVPMGQPSIHPGQIVGLRLICKPEDKPAICVILCAESGGCMRLEAGGMASMELIEEVVAVQPMPVEADVAKLLEGGHDSTNPLLEAAAPLAAKLII; encoded by the coding sequence ATGTCACCCCAGCTCACGCTTCAGACCCCCCTGGAACTCCCCCCCGCGGAGGTCCCCAGCTACCTGGAACAGCTCTGGTCACGCGACCAACAGGGGGGCGTTGGATCCCATACGTTCTGTCTGCTGATCTGGCAACCGTCCTGGGTGGAACAGCAGCTGGTCCGTACCGGTCGGCTCGAAGGACCAATCACCGGGGTACAGCGTGCCGAACTGATTCAGGCCGGTCGCCAGGCCGTGGTGGATGGGGATCTGCCCTTGAGTACCTCACCGCTCACCGCTCCGGTGGCAGCGTGCCTGAGCAGCATGGATGGATCCCAGCAAGCTGATGACCTCAGGGGCCAGCACATCGATGCAGCCCTCAGCGCCCTCAGGCCACGTCGGCTGATCACCCTGGCCCCAAGCCTGGATGACCAGCAGGGCTTGGAAACCCTTGTTGCCGCTTACTGCCCACTGCCTGAGGAGGGGGGTGGAACCGTTGCCTGCGGTGATGTTGTGGTTCTGCGCGGGGGCCAACCGTTACTAGAAGACGGCCTCTCCATCCTGCAACCGCTGCTTCCTGAGGATCTGCCCTCCTGGGTGTGGTGGAACGGTGCCCTCGATGAGGCACCCGAACTCCTGATGCAGCTCGCAGGCACTCCCCGACGCCTGATTATTGATTCAGCACTGGGAGACCCCGGGTTCTGCCTGAATCTGCTGGCAACGAGGATCGAAAGCGGCCAGGCCGTCAACGACCTCAATTGGCTGAGGCTCGGGAGCTGGCATCAAACCCTGGCGATGGTGTTCGATCCGCCGAATCGTCGCAATGCCCTCAGCCACGTGGTGCAGCTGGACATCGACGTGGAAGGAGACCATCCGGTTCAGGGCCTCCTGTTGGCCAGCTGGATCGCTGATCGTTTGGGATGGCAGCTGCAACGCACCCAGCATCACGACGACCACAGCATCAGTGCTGAATTTGTGAGAGCGGATGGCGTAGCGGTGCAAGGGCGCGTCTCGCCAGTGCCCATGGGGCAGCCCAGTATTCACCCTGGCCAGATCGTGGGGCTGCGCCTGATCTGTAAACCCGAGGACAAACCTGCGATCTGCGTGATCCTCTGTGCGGAATCGGGGGGCTGCATGCGCCTTGAAGCCGGTGGGATGGCGAGCATGGAGCTGATCGAAGAAGTGGTTGCGGTTCAGCCCATGCCTGTCGAGGCCGATGTGGCCAAGCTGCTCGAGGGTGGGCATGACTCCACCAATCCGCTGCTGGAAGCCGCTGCCCCTCTGGCTGCCAAGCTGATCATCTGA
- a CDS encoding cobyrinate a,c-diamide synthase encodes MACVIAAPASGSGKTLLTLCLIAWARRLRKSIQPFKVGPDYLDPQLLSLSAGRVCRNLDLTLCGKEWVDLSFRGFGGRCDMAVVEGVMGLFDGIGASSDGSTAAVARHLNLPVVLVVDAGRQARSLAAVVRGFQSLEPRVNFAGVVLNRVSSQRHRELLESVLDEINVPCLGILPKDASLSLPSRHLGLAPAHELGPMQERIGRWAALASSHLDLQRFEPLLRAPAAGSDPIQTVLAPVLEQQPKRAPMPVAVAQDEAFHFRYPEMQECLEAMAMPVIPWSPLADEPPPPQALGLVLPGGFPELHAESLSQCQRSLSALQQWIAQKPLYAECGGMLMLGESLSDAEGTHHPMAGVLPFRAERGALQVGYRTLSAAQDGLILRAGERLKGHEFHRWQLSKESGDFLGKAKPLWQVDGWKISRRDEGWSLPTLHASWVHLHWAGSSTTSCRWRAALETAATRKAAVS; translated from the coding sequence ATGGCCTGTGTGATCGCTGCTCCGGCCAGCGGCAGTGGCAAAACCCTGCTCACTCTCTGCCTGATCGCCTGGGCGCGTCGTCTGAGGAAGAGCATCCAGCCCTTCAAGGTGGGGCCGGACTATCTCGATCCCCAGCTCCTCAGCCTCAGTGCAGGCAGAGTTTGCAGGAATCTCGACCTCACCCTCTGCGGAAAGGAGTGGGTGGATCTCAGTTTCCGAGGGTTTGGCGGACGGTGCGACATGGCCGTCGTCGAAGGCGTGATGGGTCTGTTCGACGGCATCGGAGCCAGCTCCGACGGGAGCACAGCTGCTGTGGCAAGGCATCTGAACCTGCCTGTGGTGCTGGTGGTGGATGCCGGCAGGCAGGCCCGATCCCTGGCGGCAGTGGTGCGCGGGTTTCAGAGCCTGGAACCGCGCGTGAACTTTGCGGGGGTCGTGCTCAACCGGGTGTCCAGCCAGCGCCATCGAGAGCTTCTGGAGAGCGTGCTCGACGAGATCAATGTTCCCTGTCTGGGAATCCTGCCAAAGGACGCGAGTCTGAGTCTTCCCAGCCGACACCTCGGCCTGGCTCCAGCCCATGAGCTCGGACCGATGCAGGAGCGGATCGGTCGCTGGGCAGCGCTGGCGTCCTCCCATCTGGATCTGCAGAGATTTGAACCGTTACTGAGGGCACCTGCCGCCGGCTCGGATCCCATCCAAACCGTTCTGGCCCCGGTCCTGGAACAGCAGCCCAAACGCGCTCCCATGCCTGTGGCGGTCGCCCAGGACGAGGCCTTTCACTTTCGTTACCCGGAAATGCAGGAATGCCTGGAAGCCATGGCCATGCCTGTGATTCCTTGGAGCCCATTGGCGGATGAGCCGCCACCGCCCCAAGCCTTGGGACTGGTGCTGCCGGGTGGATTTCCAGAACTGCATGCAGAGTCGCTCAGCCAATGCCAGCGCAGCCTCTCGGCCCTGCAGCAGTGGATCGCCCAGAAGCCCCTCTATGCCGAATGCGGCGGCATGCTGATGCTGGGTGAGTCACTGAGTGACGCGGAGGGGACTCACCATCCGATGGCTGGCGTGTTGCCCTTCAGGGCAGAACGAGGAGCGTTGCAGGTGGGCTATCGAACGCTGTCCGCAGCGCAGGATGGCTTGATTCTGCGCGCAGGGGAACGTTTGAAAGGGCATGAGTTCCACCGGTGGCAATTGAGCAAAGAATCCGGAGATTTCTTGGGAAAGGCGAAACCCTTATGGCAGGTTGATGGGTGGAAAATCTCGCGGAGAGACGAGGGATGGAGCCTTCCGACCCTGCACGCAAGCTGGGTACACCTCCACTGGGCCGGCTCCTCGACGACCTCATGCCGATGGCGCGCCGCTCTCGAAACCGCGGCGACGCGGAAGGCGGCCGTTTCCTGA
- a CDS encoding acylphosphatase, which yields MARRSRNRGDAEGGRFLNRGKHKPTILKERWRFLVEGKVQGVGFRQGCCRRAMDLGLSGWVRNLPDGRVEVQAEGTPMALSDLRLWCERGPTDAQVSLVRPSQMPITGADWFEIRN from the coding sequence ATGGCGCGCCGCTCTCGAAACCGCGGCGACGCGGAAGGCGGCCGTTTCCTGAATCGAGGCAAACACAAGCCCACAATCTTGAAGGAACGCTGGCGCTTCCTCGTAGAGGGGAAGGTTCAAGGTGTTGGATTCAGGCAAGGGTGTTGCCGTCGCGCCATGGATCTTGGCCTGAGCGGCTGGGTTCGCAACCTTCCCGATGGCCGGGTGGAGGTGCAAGCAGAAGGAACTCCCATGGCGCTCAGTGACTTGCGGCTTTGGTGTGAACGCGGTCCCACCGACGCGCAGGTGAGCCTGGTGAGGCCCTCACAGATGCCCATCACAGGGGCGGACTGGTTCGAAATCCGCAACTGA
- a CDS encoding histidine phosphatase family protein, which yields MAEHRQLWLLRHGATEWAKNGRHTGNTDLPLLPEGEEEARRLAPVLKAQPFAAVFTSPLQRARRTCELGGLGDQVQVMEELLEWNYGDYEGVTTPEIRKTVPGWTVWSHGCPNGEDAEAVQKRCEIAIQRALEVSEPGDVALFAHGHLLRSLAGTWLGLGAVGGSLLKLSTGSICVLGFERENRAIVRWNAPVDGRF from the coding sequence ATGGCCGAACATCGTCAGCTCTGGCTCTTGCGCCATGGCGCCACGGAATGGGCCAAGAACGGACGCCACACCGGCAACACCGACCTTCCCCTGCTTCCTGAGGGAGAGGAGGAAGCACGTCGGCTGGCACCGGTGCTGAAGGCGCAGCCCTTCGCGGCAGTCTTCACATCGCCGTTGCAACGCGCCCGTCGCACTTGTGAACTGGGCGGCCTTGGGGATCAAGTCCAGGTGATGGAGGAACTGCTGGAATGGAATTACGGCGACTACGAGGGGGTCACCACGCCGGAGATCCGCAAGACGGTGCCGGGTTGGACCGTCTGGAGCCATGGTTGCCCCAACGGGGAGGATGCTGAGGCCGTGCAGAAGCGCTGCGAAATCGCCATCCAACGCGCCCTGGAAGTCTCCGAACCAGGGGATGTTGCTCTGTTCGCCCATGGACATCTGCTGCGGTCGCTGGCTGGGACCTGGCTTGGTCTGGGTGCTGTGGGTGGCAGCCTGTTGAAGCTCAGTACAGGAAGCATCTGCGTGCTGGGATTCGAGCGCGAAAACCGTGCGATCGTTCGTTGGAATGCTCCGGTCGACGGCCGGTTCTGA
- a CDS encoding GAP family protein, with the protein MSDTTLWAELLAYGTGIGLSPIHIAVLLLLLLGPQPLRRGGWFVAGWVVTTLLTATLLVTVGHTLVLDMSHGSHHRTGLDLLAGGALVAIGGRELLRSFADGAEPPAWTTSIDRFVAMPLPLLLLLGAAGEVISPDDLVLFAKSAGVVLAAQLPTWQEIVGLAAFTLGASLFLLAPLIAVIIGRDKVIPILEKGKQVLFARGGLVVGGVSLGLGGYLGWQGISGLSLL; encoded by the coding sequence ATGAGCGACACCACTCTCTGGGCAGAACTGCTGGCCTACGGCACAGGCATCGGCCTTTCACCAATCCACATTGCCGTTCTGCTGCTCCTGTTGCTGGGCCCCCAACCCCTGCGCCGCGGCGGCTGGTTTGTTGCGGGATGGGTGGTCACCACACTGCTCACCGCAACCCTGCTGGTGACGGTGGGCCACACCCTTGTTCTCGATATGAGCCACGGCTCTCATCACCGCACGGGCCTTGACCTGCTGGCGGGAGGAGCCTTGGTCGCCATCGGTGGCAGGGAGCTGCTGCGTTCCTTTGCCGATGGAGCCGAACCACCAGCCTGGACCACCAGCATCGACCGCTTTGTGGCCATGCCATTGCCGCTTCTCCTGCTCCTTGGCGCAGCGGGGGAGGTGATCAGTCCCGACGACCTCGTGCTCTTTGCCAAGTCGGCAGGCGTTGTTCTCGCAGCCCAGTTGCCCACCTGGCAGGAGATCGTGGGATTGGCGGCCTTCACGCTTGGGGCCAGCCTTTTTCTGTTGGCCCCACTGATCGCCGTGATCATCGGACGGGACAAGGTGATTCCAATCCTGGAGAAAGGCAAGCAAGTGCTGTTTGCCCGAGGCGGACTGGTGGTGGGAGGCGTCAGCCTGGGCCTGGGGGGCTATCTGGGATGGCAGGGAATCAGCGGTCTCAGCCTGCTCTGA
- a CDS encoding AAA family ATPase: MSSPAHSALALTSDQQQAADAFADWLHQADATVPFVLSGFAGSGKTFLSMRLLQQVEASGLCWTVVAPTHKAVGVLRQALALEGLRPTWYPSTIHRLLRLKLKRQGDRELCESTEQTAAALEHLGLVLIDEASMVDSSLLSIALQCAHTFSTRLVFVGDPAQLPPVGESDSPVFAMTRAVNACLRQVVRHQGPVLQLASCLRDGRLPCEVPPLLAPVLTDLGQVGVMNRSDWLSRAQEALRQAAACDNPDAARILCYTNRRLEVLVPHARRAIHGEMADQMAVLPGEVLITRTAVMAPASRDGGETGEEPDLVLGSNRELVVEDVAPERFDLAEFGVAGDAQLSLAGLGAPVIETLNARVRSGELELNLRLQPPAGTPARQQLDALLQQLRTQARDAGKQGGRPLWRRYFLVRDAFASLGPAAVLTVHRSQGSSFGEVYVADDVFWPQDLDLRRQLVYVAVSRARQGVWMAGRTGSEGATQRWAKALRAG; the protein is encoded by the coding sequence GTGAGCTCGCCCGCCCATTCCGCGCTGGCTCTTACCAGTGACCAGCAACAGGCCGCCGATGCCTTCGCTGACTGGCTTCATCAAGCCGATGCAACCGTCCCGTTCGTGTTGAGTGGCTTCGCCGGCAGCGGTAAGACCTTCCTTTCGATGCGTCTTCTGCAGCAGGTGGAGGCCAGTGGTCTTTGCTGGACTGTCGTCGCCCCGACCCACAAGGCCGTGGGTGTGCTCAGGCAAGCCCTGGCGCTTGAGGGTCTGCGCCCAACCTGGTATCCATCCACCATCCACCGCCTGCTGCGCCTCAAGCTCAAACGACAGGGTGATCGTGAGTTGTGTGAATCCACCGAGCAGACGGCAGCAGCCCTTGAGCACCTCGGTCTGGTGCTGATTGATGAAGCCTCCATGGTGGATAGTTCGTTGTTGTCGATCGCGCTGCAGTGCGCGCACACCTTCAGCACCCGGTTGGTGTTCGTTGGGGATCCGGCTCAGCTGCCGCCGGTGGGAGAAAGCGACAGCCCTGTCTTTGCCATGACGCGGGCCGTGAATGCCTGCCTGCGGCAAGTGGTGCGTCATCAAGGCCCCGTGCTGCAGTTGGCCAGTTGCCTGCGTGATGGCCGGTTGCCCTGTGAGGTGCCACCGCTTCTGGCTCCGGTGCTCACGGATCTGGGACAGGTCGGGGTGATGAACCGCTCCGATTGGCTCAGTCGTGCTCAGGAGGCTCTGCGACAGGCGGCAGCCTGCGATAACCCCGATGCAGCCAGGATTCTTTGCTATACCAATCGCAGGCTTGAGGTGCTGGTCCCCCACGCGCGCCGGGCGATTCATGGCGAGATGGCCGATCAGATGGCGGTATTGCCTGGCGAGGTGCTGATCACCCGCACCGCGGTGATGGCCCCCGCCTCACGGGATGGTGGCGAGACCGGAGAGGAGCCCGATCTGGTGCTGGGTTCCAATCGTGAACTCGTGGTGGAGGATGTCGCCCCTGAACGCTTTGACCTGGCGGAGTTCGGCGTCGCCGGCGATGCCCAGCTCTCGTTGGCTGGTCTTGGTGCACCTGTGATTGAAACCCTTAATGCACGGGTGCGTAGCGGGGAGCTCGAACTCAATCTGCGCCTGCAGCCGCCTGCCGGCACCCCAGCCAGGCAGCAGCTGGATGCCCTGCTCCAGCAGTTGCGAACCCAGGCCCGTGACGCTGGTAAGCAAGGGGGACGTCCGCTCTGGCGCCGGTATTTCTTGGTGCGTGATGCGTTCGCTTCGCTGGGACCTGCGGCTGTACTGACCGTGCATCGCAGCCAAGGCAGCAGTTTTGGCGAGGTTTACGTCGCAGATGATGTGTTCTGGCCTCAAGACCTTGATCTGCGCAGGCAGCTTGTTTACGTGGCAGTCAGCAGGGCCCGTCAGGGCGTTTGGATGGCAGGTCGCACTGGTTCTGAAGGGGCCACGCAACGTTGGGCCAAAGCCCTCAGAGCAGGCTGA
- a CDS encoding divergent PAP2 family protein, which yields MLIASLSAPLQLLDNASLAWGLAACGLAQLSKLFIELVTQRRWRPQVLIETGGMPSSHSALVTGTAAAVGWLDGFDSPAFALASTVAFVVMYDASGVRRAAGFTAERVNALPSNLWDPSPDKPLKERLGHSRLEVLVGSLLGPAIALPGLVYVGSPLHLAHVLSQAFG from the coding sequence ATGCTGATTGCCTCGTTGAGCGCGCCGCTTCAGCTTCTGGACAACGCCTCCCTGGCCTGGGGGCTCGCTGCCTGCGGGCTGGCTCAGCTGTCCAAGCTGTTCATCGAGTTGGTCACCCAGCGCCGCTGGCGCCCGCAGGTGTTGATCGAAACCGGTGGAATGCCATCAAGCCATTCGGCACTGGTGACCGGTACAGCCGCTGCCGTGGGTTGGCTCGATGGATTTGACTCCCCCGCTTTCGCTTTGGCTTCCACGGTGGCCTTTGTTGTGATGTACGACGCCAGTGGCGTGCGGCGGGCGGCGGGGTTCACCGCGGAGAGAGTGAATGCTCTGCCCAGCAATCTCTGGGATCCATCCCCTGACAAACCCCTGAAAGAACGCTTAGGCCACTCCAGGCTCGAGGTGTTGGTTGGAAGCTTGCTCGGCCCAGCCATCGCTCTTCCAGGCTTGGTGTATGTCGGCTCGCCCCTGCATCTGGCCCACGTCCTGTCCCAGGCGTTCGGGTGA
- the crtE gene encoding geranylgeranyl diphosphate synthase CrtE: protein MTATARSPEGVTPSGEDQAGFDFGAYLAKTRDIVEQSLDAALGPERPESLRESMRYSLLAGGKRLRPILCLAACELVGGDASLAMPTAVALEMIHTMSLIHDDLPAMDNDDLRRGRPTNHKVYGDAMAILAGDALLSRAFEMVAVRSAGLPAERLLKVVAELSLVSGAPGLVGGQVVDLESEGREVDLETLEYIHLHKTAALLRACVVTGALIGGADANQVDAMRTYANGIGLAFQIVDDILDVTASSEVLGKTAGKDLIADKTTYPKLLGLEPSRSRALELVAQAKSALEPWKSKAQPLLALADYVASRDR, encoded by the coding sequence ATGACCGCCACGGCGAGAAGCCCTGAAGGTGTCACGCCGTCGGGTGAGGATCAGGCAGGTTTTGACTTCGGTGCCTATCTGGCCAAGACCCGCGACATTGTCGAGCAGTCCCTGGATGCGGCTTTAGGTCCTGAGCGACCGGAGTCTCTTCGCGAGTCGATGCGCTATTCGCTCCTGGCTGGAGGCAAGCGGCTCAGACCGATTCTCTGCCTTGCAGCCTGTGAGCTGGTCGGCGGTGATGCCTCTCTGGCGATGCCGACGGCAGTGGCCCTGGAGATGATCCACACCATGTCGCTGATCCATGACGATCTGCCGGCGATGGATAACGATGATTTGCGCCGTGGTCGCCCCACCAACCACAAGGTCTACGGCGATGCCATGGCCATTCTCGCTGGCGACGCTCTGCTCAGCCGGGCCTTCGAAATGGTGGCCGTGCGCAGTGCAGGGCTTCCGGCTGAACGGTTGCTGAAGGTGGTGGCTGAGCTTTCCCTGGTGTCTGGAGCACCGGGGCTGGTGGGTGGCCAGGTGGTGGATTTGGAAAGTGAGGGTCGCGAGGTTGACCTGGAAACACTGGAATACATCCATCTCCACAAGACCGCAGCTCTGCTCAGGGCCTGTGTCGTGACCGGTGCCTTGATCGGCGGTGCCGATGCCAATCAGGTCGATGCCATGCGGACGTATGCCAATGGAATCGGCCTGGCCTTCCAGATCGTGGACGACATTCTGGATGTCACGGCCAGCAGTGAAGTGCTCGGTAAAACAGCGGGTAAGGATCTCATCGCCGATAAAACCACCTATCCGAAACTTCTTGGTCTCGAACCGTCGCGGTCTCGCGCACTTGAGTTAGTGGCCCAGGCCAAGTCTGCCCTCGAACCTTGGAAATCCAAGGCTCAGCCGCTTCTGGCTCTCGCTGACTACGTCGCGAGCCGGGACCGTTGA
- the folD gene encoding bifunctional methylenetetrahydrofolate dehydrogenase/methenyltetrahydrofolate cyclohydrolase FolD — translation MALRLDGKALAKELEQRLAQQVRNGCAQAGRPPGLAVLRVGDDPASAVYVANKEKACARVGVESFGAHLPASSQPQTLLKAIQALNADARVDGILLQLPLPEGLDETPLLAAIDPDKDADGLHTLNLGRLLKGEPGPRSCTPAGVMAMLRSQGIDPSGKRAVVVGRSILVGQPMALMLQAANATVTVAHSRTRDLPALTRQADILVVAAGRPEMIGAEHVAPGAVVVDVGIHRRPEGGLCGDVNAAELEPLVAALSPVPGGVGPMTVTMLLVNTVLAWSRRHQLDHDLDDLVP, via the coding sequence ATGGCCCTCAGATTGGATGGAAAAGCTCTGGCCAAGGAGCTGGAACAACGTCTGGCACAGCAGGTCCGCAATGGTTGTGCTCAGGCCGGCCGCCCGCCGGGTCTTGCGGTTCTGCGGGTGGGTGATGATCCCGCCAGTGCGGTGTACGTGGCCAACAAGGAGAAAGCCTGCGCCAGGGTGGGAGTGGAAAGCTTCGGGGCCCACCTGCCTGCTTCGTCGCAACCGCAGACCCTTCTGAAGGCTATCCAGGCGCTCAACGCCGATGCGCGGGTGGATGGAATTTTGCTGCAGCTGCCCCTGCCGGAAGGCCTTGATGAAACCCCTCTACTGGCAGCGATCGATCCTGATAAGGATGCTGATGGTCTGCACACACTCAACCTTGGCCGGCTGTTGAAAGGTGAGCCAGGGCCCCGCAGTTGTACGCCCGCAGGCGTGATGGCCATGTTGCGCAGTCAGGGCATTGATCCCTCAGGCAAACGGGCTGTTGTGGTGGGACGCAGCATCCTTGTGGGCCAGCCGATGGCCCTGATGCTTCAGGCAGCCAACGCCACAGTCACCGTGGCGCACTCCCGCACCCGCGATCTCCCTGCTCTAACCCGTCAGGCCGACATTCTTGTGGTCGCAGCGGGACGTCCGGAAATGATCGGGGCTGAGCATGTGGCCCCCGGTGCCGTTGTTGTGGATGTGGGCATTCATCGCAGACCAGAGGGTGGATTGTGCGGAGATGTCAACGCTGCCGAGCTGGAACCCTTGGTTGCAGCTCTTTCCCCCGTGCCGGGCGGCGTCGGTCCGATGACCGTCACCATGCTTCTGGTGAACACAGTGCTGGCCTGGAGCCGACGCCATCAGCTCGATCATGATCTTGACGACCTAGTGCCGTGA